A single window of Eleginops maclovinus isolate JMC-PN-2008 ecotype Puerto Natales chromosome 19, JC_Emac_rtc_rv5, whole genome shotgun sequence DNA harbors:
- the LOC134881098 gene encoding zinc finger protein 862-like, giving the protein MQAKAKGLLKTLRSKDAMTFAHFLSDILAVLSKLSKTLQQREVCTYHVHEALKATMTSINKFKDRAGPEQRKLQQGDCNSFEGQTLTGVDHSSGQIEKVVEALVGSLARRFSDMGGEVLKATKIADMQSWPQEHEDDFGDDFIGVIIDHYREHFDNVGVDVSAIEAEWTSLKQALYENQGNKIHSMSWPSVFELYKSTFPNILHVIDLVLSLPAATSECERGFSQMKITKSQYRNRLKATTMTMLMTIQLHSEPTKDFDPSSAIHQWNQNHNRRPNFMEGRKKGRMAALEGAKQVQEEIDGVDGVDGAQMVAEAAGGAVVEAETKEINSDDSDWFTDMEDNVDSDDGEMEDRGLVGEDEE; this is encoded by the exons ATGCAAGCAAAGGCAAAAGGTCTCCTGAAAACGCTGCGCTCCAAAGATGCCATGACTTTTGCCCACTTCCTAAGTGACATTCTGGCCGTTCTCTCCAAACTGTCGAagacgctgcagcagagagaagtttgtACCTATCATGTACATGAAGCACTGAAGGCCACAATGACCAGCATCAACAAATTCAAGGACCG GGCAGGACCTGAGCAGCGGAAACTCCAGCAGGGAGACTGTAACTCCTTTGAAGGTCAGACCCTAACAGGGGTAGACCACTCTTCAGGCCAGATTGAGAAGGTCGTTGAGGCATTGGTTGGTTCACTAGCCCGGAGATTCAGTGACATGGGAGGTGAAGTCCTCAAAGCTACAAAAATAGCGGACATGCAGTCATGGCCTCAGGAGCATGAAGATGATTTTGGGGATGACTTCATAGGAGTGATTATCGACCACTACAGGGAGCACTTCGACAATGTTGGAGTAGATGTAAGTGCAATCGAAGCAGAGTGGACCTCCCTCAAACAAGCATTGTACGAAAACCAGGGGAACAAGATTCACTCCATGTCCTGGCCATCTGTGTTTGAGCTTTACAAGAGCACGTTTCCAAATATCCTGCATGTAATTGATCTGGTCTTATCACTCCCTGCCGCCACctctgagtgtgagagaggattCTCTCAAATGAAGATTACCAAGTCCCAGTACAGGAATAGACTGAAGGCTACCACCATGACAATGCTCATGACAATTCAGCTGCACTCAGAACCTACAAAGGATTTTGATCCATCATCTGCCATTCACCAGTGGAATCAAAACCACAATCGCAGACCCAACTTcatggagggaagaaagaaaggcagaatggCAGCTTTGGAGGGAGCCAAACAAGTGCAGGAAGAGATTGATGGAGTTGACGGAGTGGATGGTGCTCAAATGGTTGCTGAAGCTGCTGGGGGTGCAGTAGTTGAAGCTGAAACCAAGGAGATAAACTCTGATGACTCAGACTGGTTTACAGACATGGAGGATAATGTAGATTCTGACGATGGTGAGATGGAAGATAGAGGTCTTGTTGGTGAGGATGAGGAATGA